One window of the Oncorhynchus clarkii lewisi isolate Uvic-CL-2024 chromosome 19, UVic_Ocla_1.0, whole genome shotgun sequence genome contains the following:
- the LOC139374959 gene encoding protein eva-1 homolog A-like: MNAPPTGSPSPNMEVKVVSQEMALFSNALAAYTFIADQPERAALVFVSGVCVGLLLTLCALVVQIHCRTDCHYSNRRRHHHQHRNRTHHHHHGDHHCHHHHQPGNPNTGNPGVTTETSEDSDSEDWDDRNSDLTARRRRRFERTLLQTNVFTSAEELERAQRVEERERIMREIWMNGQPDVNTVTRSLNRYY; encoded by the exons ATGAATGCCCCGCCCACAGGAAGTCCCAGCCCAAATATGGAGGTGAAGGTGGTCTCCCAGGAGATGGCGTTGTTTAGCAACGCCCTGGCGGCCTACACCTTCATAGCAG ACCAGCCGGAGCGAGCAGCTCTTGTGTttgttagtggtgtgtgtgtgggtctcctTCTCACCCTCTGTGCCCTGGTGGTGCAAATACACTGTCGCACCGACTGTCACTACAGTAACCGACGGCGACATCACCATCAGCATAGAAACAGgactcaccaccatcaccatgggGACCAtcactgtcaccaccaccaccaacctgGCAACCCTAACACAGGCAACCCTGGCGTAACCACGGAGACGAGTGAAGACAGCGACTCAGAGGACTGGGACGACAGGAACTCTGACCTTACGGCTCGACGACGAAGGCGATTTGAGAGAACGCTGCTGCAAACCAACGTTTTCACCTCCGCAGAAG AGTTGGAGCGAGCTCAGAGGGTTGAGGAGCGAGAGAGGATCATGCGAGAGATCTGGATGAATGGACAGCCTGATGTCAACACTGTCACACGCAGCCTCAACAGATACTACTAA
- the LOC139374174 gene encoding XK-related protein 5-like — MRQYTTSRDRGGSCVACCQVCIFAFTAFLIVAERTALIYCFVYYLWVGHNYCYGHWAGLTALFLLPGWGPQLLSWLWYQADGRICSKDLKWTHILHLGIFRRLWETMTSTGEDRCSEIMQQADVSALRLLEALVVTLPQTVLQTYVLICTDVGLSSPVSVCFAVCLLSLAWALVLYARACSLIRPGHLPMTPAAIACRLLWRVSMLGARLATLTLFTRLFRQWVLGVIGLHWLGATFWLVSQQSDIIKTPLHWRLFNLVLGAVHIFLFLNVKDGASRCRMAGFYLAMFIENALLLLAGSDFFSVASWDSMGIPAAVFCSFLIGVIALVLYYRFLHPKSFEIFQSIRHHGMGGACAVRGSSLSLEEKSHRHSQLVGGGNLLELPSQWQGWKHHHWLLIRLAMKTGDVARISHAYGEGGLVRLLGLEEETLPRSPDIPQRSLNVPQDSPIVPQSSPIVPQVDEVRQVEEIIKAAPARDIISEVRQAVRQGEVRHVLPSPSPIQEVNPPLVEVLVEEVRGHLSEPSNPQDDSSPPHSSPPPSEERDEEDFQSATYCSPTPSSPKYPDYRHIDSNVVTSNTEGSSSAGSLDARRDLSPERSPSLLLGMGSPQRNFNPTESGTALYFSTDAVSPSSGSYLGWGSELSPISTYRRPYRIREPLFTSTPRQEPRAVPEEPGPSPSTTANTTTHARKQLVQFVDHREKLI; from the exons ATGAGACAATACACCACTTCCCGGGACAGGGGAGGCTCCTGCGTGGCCTGCTGCCAAGTTTGCATTTTCGCGTTTACTGCATTTCTCATTGTGGCTGAGCGGACTGCGC TGATCTACTGTTTCGTGTACTACCTGTGGGTGGGGCATAACTATTGCTATGGCCACTGGGCGGGGCTTACAGCCTTGTTTCTCCTCCCTGGATGGGGCCCCCAGTTGCTAAGTTGGCTGTGGTACCAGGCAGATGGACGTATATGCAGCAAAGATCTCAAATGGACTCACATCCTGCACCTGGGCATCTTTAGAAG gttaTGGGAGACTATGACATCCACTGGAGAGGATCGGTGTAGTGAGATAATGCAGCAGGCTGATGTTTCAGCTCTCCGCCTGTTGGAGGCACTGGTGGTAACTCTGCCACAGACTGTCTTGCAGACATATGTCCTCATCTGTACCGATGTAGGACTCTCTTCACCAG tgtcagtgtgttttgCGGTGTGCCTGCTGTCCCTGGCCTGGGCCTTAGTGTTGTATGCCAGAGCCTGTTCCCTCATCAGACCTGGACATCTCCCCATGACCCCTGCTGCTATTGCCTGTAGACTGCTCTGGAGG GTCAGTATGTTGGGAGCACGTCTCGCCACCCTCACTCTCTTCACACGCCTGTTCCGCCAGTGGGTACTTGGTGTTattg GTCTTCACTGGTTGGGTGCTACGTTCTGGTTGGTGTCGCAGCAGAGTGACATCATTAAAACGCCATTGCACTGGCGCCTGTTCAACCTGGTTCTGGGAGCTGTtcacatcttcctcttcctcaacgTCAAAGACGGAGCCTCCAGATGCCGCATGGCCGGCTtctacttg GCCATGTTTATCGAGAACGCTCTTCTTCTGCTGGCAGGTTCCGACTTCTTCAGTGTTGCATCATGGGATAGCATGGGTATCCCAGCCGCCGTGTTCTGTAGTTTCCTCATTG GAGTGATAGCTTTAGTCCTGTACTACCGGTTCCTCCACCCTAAGTCCTTTGAGATCTTCCAGAGCATACGTCACCATGGAATGGGCGGAGCTTGTGCAGTCCGGGGCTCTTCTCTCTCATTGGAAGAGAAGAGCCATCGCCACAGTCAACTTGTGGGTGGCGGGAATCTGCTGGAGCTCCCTAGCCAATGGCAGGGCTGGAAGCACCACCACTGGTTGCTGATTCGCCTAGCCATGAAGACAGGTGATGTGGCTAGAATAAGCCATGCCTATGGTGAAGGGGGATTGGTCAGGCTGCTGGGACTAGAGGAAGAGACTCTGCCAAGGTCCCCAGACATTCCGCAACGTTCTCTCAACGTTCCACAAGATTCCCCCATCGTTCCACAATCTTCTCCCATCGTTCCCCAGGTTGACGAGGTCAGACAGGTGGAGGAG ATTATAAAGGCAGCCCCAGCCAGAGACATCATCAGTGAGGTGAGACAGGCAGTGAGACAGGGGGAGGTGAGACATGTGCTGCCCTCACCCTCTCCCATCCAGGAAGTCAACCCGCCGCTGGTGGAGGTCCTAGTTgaggaggtcagaggtcacctCTCTGAGCCCTCCAACCCGCAAGACGACTCCAGCCCCCCTCATTCCAGTCCCCCTCCCTCTGAAGAACGAGATGAGGAAGACTTCCAGAGCGCAACCTACTGCTCCCCCACACCCTCTTCACCCAAGTACCCAGACTACCGCCACATCGACAGCAACGTGGTCACCTCGAACACCGAAGGGTCATCTTCTGCGGGGTCACTGGATGCCAGACGTGATTTGTCTCCAGAGAGATCACCGTCCCTGCTGTTGGGCATGGGAAGCCCCCAGCGGAACTTTAACCCCACGGAGTCTGGCACCGCCTTGTACTTCAGCACTGACGCAGTCTCCCCATCCAGTGGCAGTTACCTGGGCTGGGGCTCTGAGCTGTCGCCCATCTCCACCTACCGGAGACCCTACCGCATCAGGGAGCCCCTCTTTACCTCCACCCCCAGACAGGAGCCTCGTGCTGTTCCAGAGGAACCAGGTCCTAGCCCCTCTACCACCGCCAACACCACCACGCACGCTAGAAAACAACTGGTCCAGTTTGTAGACCATAGAGAAAAATTGATCTAA